The genomic stretch ACTATCTGAAATTTTAAACTTAAGTGACAGAATAGCAGTTATGTGTGGTGGAGAGGTTACAGGAATTCTCGACAGGGAAGATGCTACTGAAGAAAAGATCGGAATCTTAATGGCCGGAGGGAAGTTATAATGAATAGAAAATTACAAGGATTATTAGTTCCTATTTTAGCTGTATTTATTGCACTGGTTTTAGGTGCAGGAATAATAACTTATCTAGGAGAAAATCCATTAAAAGCATATTACTATCTATTTACAGGGGCTTTTGATGGTGAAAGAGCCATTGCAAGAACACTGTTAGAAGCAACACCTATGATCTTTACAGGATTATCTGTATTGGTAGCTTTTAAAGCAGGATTATTTAATATCGGAGCTCAAGGTCAGGTTATAATGGGTGGATTGGCAGCAGCAGCAGTTGGAGCTTTTGTACACAACATTGGTATAAACAATGTATTCGTAGTACTTGTCATAGCAGCAGCAGCAGGTTTTGCCTGGGCAGGAATTGCAGGTTGGTTAAAGGCAAAATTAGGAGTACATGAAGTAATATCTACTATCATGTTAAACTATATAGCGTTAAACTTTGAACAATACGGATTAAACTATCCATTGAAAGCTGGTGGGCCTATGGGACCAAGTCCGCAGACTCCTCCAGTATTTGAAGCCAGCAGACTGGCTATGCTGATGCCCGATACAAAAGTGGCACTTAACGTAGGATTTATCATAGCAGTAATAGCTGTGATCCTTATCTGGTTTATGTTTGAAAAGACTATCACCGGGTATGAGATCAAAGCCGTGGGACTTAATCCTACAGCTTCTGAAAATGCAGGGATAAATGTAAAATGGAGAATATTATTTGCCATGGGAATAGCAGGATCGTTATCTGGATTGGCAGGTGCCGAAAGAATCCTTGGAGGAGTAGGACAATATACCTACAGACAGGGAATCATGGGAAGTTATGGTTTTGACGGTATCGCAGTAGCACTGCTTGGTAAGAATTCACCAGTAGGTGCACTCTTTGCAGCTATACTATTTGCGGCACTTAGAACTGGTGGTAGATCTATGCAGTTTAACACATCTATCCCGAGTCAGATCATAATAATCATTCAGGCTATCATAATATTACTGATTGCTGCGGAAAATATGTTCCACGCAATATTGGATAAAAAAAAGAAGAAGGTGAGTAACTAATGTCTATCTTTATAAGTTTAATCTTAGCTACAATTAGACAAGCAGCTCCTATATTAATTACGGCAATTGGTGGAATGTTCTCTGAACTAACAGGTGTTGTAAATATAGGATTAGAAGGAATGATGCTGATGGGTGCATTCTCAGCAGCGGTAGTTTCATACTATACAGGGAACCCATATGTTGGAATTCTTGGCGGTATGATGGCTGGTGGAATCATGGCATTACTTCATGCAATCCTCAGTATTAAATACAAAGGAAACCAGGTAGTATCAGGGGTAGCGATCAACTTGTTCGCATCTGGATTTACAGTATTTATGTTAAGAGTATTGTTTAACCAGTCTGGAAACACTCCTACAGTACCTAAAACAGCTACATTCTTCGGGATGTCTATAATAGTATTTATCATCTATGCAATTGCCTTTGCATCTCACTGGTTTATCTATAAAACAGTATGGGGTCTCAGGATGAGAGCTGTCGGGGAACATCCACTGGCAGCAGATACAGTGGGTATCAATGTATTAAATGTAAGATATTTTGGTGTAATCATGTCAGGACTGTTAGCTGGTCTTGGAGGAGCTTACCTGTCTATCGGAGCATTATCACAGTTTACCAAGGAAATGTCGGCAGGTAGAGGATTTATAGCCCTGGCAGCCTTAGTATTTGGTAAATGGACACCAGGCGGGGTATTAGGAGCAAGTTTACTCTTTGGTTTTGCAGATGCAGGACAGACTTTAATCCAACAATATGTAACCGGGGTACCGCCTCAATTTATTCAAATGTTACCATACATCCTTACACTATTAGCCTTAGCAGGAGTAGTAGGAAAGGCAGTGGCACCAGCTAGTTCTGGAAAGCCGTATGATAAGAGTGACGACTAAGACCCTCCAGACCTCACGTCTAACTCCTCTCCCGATGACGAGTATTAAAATTAAGTATATTTAATACTAAATTTTAAATGTCAAGGAGAGGCGGACTTTTAGAGAAACCGAGGCAGGAGAGTTAAAATATAAAAAAGCAGTAAATCTAATTAGATTTACTGCTTTTTTTATTTATGGATATCCATTAGCTTATGCTGTTGGTTCTAATTTCTATCTGTTCATAGAACGGTACAATTCCATTGGTTGGATTAGTATTCAGAAATCTAGTTTAAGCGTATCTAGATACTATTTTATTCCCTTTAAAATATTTATCAATTGAATATAGTTTTTCCTCTATAAAAATGTCTATAATTTTAGGAGAGAATTGAGTCCCTCTATTTTTTAGAAGATCTTCAATTGCTTCTTCTTCACTTAATTTATTTTTATATGATCTTTTTGATGTCATTGCATGCCAACAGTCTGCTACACATATGATTTGAGATAGTAATGGGATCTCATCTCCAGTTAATCCATTTGGATATCCTTTTCCATCCCAACGTTCATGATGAGATAAAATATATTTAGATATATCTTTTAATGTCTTGTTCTTTGAAATTATTTCATATCCTATCTGTGGATGTTTTTTTATAAGGTCAAATTCTGAATCAGTTAGTTTTTCTGTCTTATTTAATATATCAACAGGAATCATTATCTTTCCAATATCATGCATCACAGCAGCCCAATATAAATTCTCAAGTTGTTTTTTATCTAATCCTAACGACTCGCCTATTCTTACAGAATAGATTGCCACAAGTTCAGAATGTCCCTTTGTATAATCATCGTAAACTTCTAATGTTCTTATAAAAGATTGTACAATATTATTTTGTAGTATTGTTTTATCAAAATAACTTTTGCTTGAACCTTTATTTATATCTAAACTAAAACCATCTATAGGTTCCTTGTTTTTTAATTTTTGTTCCACTTCTTTTTTATACTTTCTATTTATAATTGTTTTTTTAGGAGATGTTTTATAGAAATCTATATTTTTATTCAATTCTTTTAAATCAAAACCAATGGAATCTATATATTCTGCTTTTCCATTATTAATAGTATATGCACGGCCTAAATCATTTTTATTTGATATGGGAGATGCAATTCTAAATATTTTTTTTATAAAATATTTATCATTATATTCTATTGAACTCAACATTTTCATAGATAGACCGAATAAATTATTCATATAGTTTCTGCATGATAAGTATATAGGTTTCTTATCATACCCTCCTTTTTTATTTATTTTAAATATCCTATAAATATTTTTTATTTTAATCTTTAGGAACGTTAATATCAATTTTTCAAGAACTAATTTATATATATTATTAGAATACTATTTTTAGAATTGTTCTTAGGTTTTTTACGATAATCGTATTGAATACTTTTTCAGTTCTCTTTTAAGAGTTCCTATAGTATGATATACTAGTTACAACTAATCCCTCAAGTTTTTTAGAAAAACAGACAAAAACTGAATTTTAAACACCTTTTTTATTCAGTTTTTCCATAAATGGATAGGCTACAATAAGTTGGACAGTTTTTTAAGGTCATATAAAATAAACAAAAACTGAATTTTAAACACTTTTTTATTCAGTTTTTTCCATAAATTGAATTTTAGTAGAAAAAAATGAACATTAATTATATAATACAAGTATATTCCAGGAGGTTATATGGAAGATAAAATATTTGAAATAGCTAAAATGTATAAAATAACTTTTAAAGAACTGGGGTGTAAGGGACTTAGTTCTTCTTATCTCACTAAAATAAAAAAAGGGCATAATTCTTTTAAAGAAAAACACATCCCTTTATTAGTTGATTCTTTCAATAAAATTTTTCAGGAAAGAAGTATAAATAGAGTTCTTACTGTAGAAGAATTATACATTACTTCTCAGCAGGAACTGGATCAATTGGTCAACGAAAGTCTTATAAATAAAAGTATCTATTCCAAAGAAAAACAAGAAGAGATCGAGTTATTTGGACGAAAGAAAGAAGTTCATAGCTGTAAATACCAATATATTATAGCCAAATATAATCAAAAGACAGGTGAAAAAGAAAAAGCTTTAAAGATCTATTACGATCTCTTAGATCATTTCTCTTGTTTTCCTTTTTTTTACTCTATCTTAATAGAAATTATCAGATTAGAAAAATTAGAATTTGTCTATGAAATATACCTGAAATATCAGAAGGAAATCGACAGAGCTCCATATAAAACAAAGGCTAATTTAATCTACAATACCGGGGTGAGTCTCTTAGTAACTAAAAAATGGAGTAAAGCTGTCTCATTTTTTAAAGTTATTATTGATATGCCAGAGATTACAAAAAATTACTATTATTCCTACAATAACCTTGGGGCTTGTAATCAAAACTTAGGAGAATATGAAAAAGCCATTGAATATTTTAAAAAAAGTGTAAGCGATCCATTAAATTATTATGATTTAGAAATTTGTTACACCAACATTATTTCTTGTGCTAAAAAAATGAAAAATGAAATACTGGTAAAAGTTACTGTTAATAAACTTGAGAATATACTCAAAAAAATAAAAAACAAAGTTTTATATCAAACTTATTGGAATTTGGGGTTATCTTATCTATATTTAGGGGAGAAAAAAAAAGCTATCAATGCATTTGAAATGGAAATTTCATTTCCTTTAGATCTTAACCATCGTTTCTTTAACCCAACTAAATATTTAGACTCTATCAAACACCTTGTTTTACTCCATGGTCATCAGCCATTAAAACAGCAGGAATTAATAAAAATAATCTGTAAGATACCAAAACAAATGATGTGTTACGACTTTACTATGTATATATTAAAATTTTATATAAATAATTCTTTAGAATATGAAGCTAATCTTCTTATTCAGAAAATACAACTATAAATTTAAAGGGGGAATTCAAATGAAAAAAAAATGGCTAGTATTAATAGGTGCTTTATTACTCTTCAGTATGACTTTTGCTAATAAAACTGCTGGAATGGATAGATCAATTTCTGACGTGGAAACTAAAACTAAAATTGAAAAAGTTAATAAAAAATAAAAAATAACCCTTAAACCATATATGGTTTAAGGGTTATTTTTTTATAGTATACAAAAACCTGCAAATTAGACACTTTTTTTCTAGTGTCCAGTTCACAGGTTACAGTATAAAATTTGAGGACCTTTTTTATTAAATTTGTTTCATAAATTATATCATATATTTTATGATAAATATTGGATTAAGAATGAAAAGTCTTTTAAAAAATAAATCAGTACTCTTTAATTCAGAATTACTTAAATTAGCATTACTTAATCCAGCAATATGTAACCGGGGTACCGCCTCAATTTATTCAAATGTTACCATACATCCTTACACTATTAGCCTTAGCAGGAGTAGTAGGAAAGGCAGTGGCACCAGCTAGTTCTGGAAAGCCATATGATAAGAGTGACGACTAAGACCCTCCAGACCTCACGTCTAACTCCTCTCCCGATGACGAGTATTAAAATTAAGTATATTTAATACTAAATTTTAAATGTCAAGGAGAGGTGGACTTTTAGAGAAACCGAGGTAGGAGAGTTAAAATATAAAAAAGCAGTAAATCTAATGAGATTTACTGCTTTTTTTATTTTCTTTCGTTGAGAATAACTCCTTGTAGAAAGCAGAAATACTATTGTCTAATTTCCCATTTTTATAATAGACATTATTTTCTATCTTCCCATCTTCAGAATAACTACTGGCTAATCCATGTTTTATTCCATCTTTAAAATTTATTTTATATTTAATTTTTCCACTTCTGTAATACCCAATAAATTCACCATTTGCTTTATCATCTTTAAAATTTCCTTTTACATCAATTTGACCATTTTCATAAAATGTAATGGATTCACCAATTTTTATTCCATTTTCATAATTTTCTTTAAATTTGATTTTTCCATTTTTATAATACGACACAGATTCTCCATTGAGTTTCCCATCTATATAATTTGCTTCGGTACTAATTTCCCCATTTTTATAATAACTTCTCCTGTATATGGAGTTAGTTGATTGACTTCATAATGCACCCCATTTCTACGCTGTAATTGATCTCTACTAATTGAACGCTCAGGTTTCCCACAACTAATGAAACTAAAACTTATCAATAATATCAATAATATTTTTTTCATTTTCATCTCCTATTTTTTACATGAATTTTTAACTTAGTTTTATTAAGTCAATTATTAACTGGTTAGAGAATATTATTTATTTACCACGAGGCAACCTGCCATTTTGTCATGTAATCCCTGTTTTTTCGAGGTAAATGCCGCCATTAGAAAACCGATGTATAGTGTTAGGATTGAAATGATTTTCCCAAAATATCGACCTGATGCCTTACTAAAGCTAATACGGTTTCCATTAATATCTGTAACTTTTATTCCAAGAGCCATTTTCCCCAAAGTTGCTTGTTTGGTGGAAGATTCAAATGCTGCAAAATAGATCCATCCTGTAATAAACCCTGTAATTCCCCCTGCAATCCTCTCTGCTCCTATTGCTCCAGTTCTCGACATTGTAGAAGTAATAACTCCTACAATAAATCCTGTTATTACACCAAGTATAAATGTAATAAAACCATCGATAAAAGATGCCCCAAACCTTTTCCAAAACCCTGCATAAGTCATAAATTTTCTCCTTTTTATAAATTTAATTGTATTTTAAAAAGTATTTAATAACTATTTAAGTATATATGGAAAAATTTAAAAAGTCAATCCTCAAAGAAAATCGCTTAGAAGAATATTAAAGTTTAAAAGGAAATTATGGAGTTTATAAGAATTAAGTTATTAGGTAATGAAAGGTTAGGGGTATATAGAAAAAGATCATTTAAAGGGGAGTGAAATGAATTCCCTATTGTTTAAGATGGAGGGGAGAATATGAAAAATTTAATCAAACAGCAGCAATGGAGTTGGTTTATAAGTGGTATAGTTCTGGGTCTTATTTTTATTATCGCTGTAGTTCTTGTAAAACCAATTGGTGTTTCTACACAGTTTGTAATATTTGATGGTGTGGTATGGAATTCAGTTCAAGAACTAGTCATTGAAGAAGCAGGAGCCGAGAGCGGCTATTCTAGCTTCAACGCATATATAAATAAAAGCGGAGGAAAATACGCCGAAAGTATTGCTAATCCTCTAAATTATAGTTTTATATTTGTATTTGCAATGATACTAGGCGGTTTTACCGCCAGTAAATTACAGGATAAAAAAGTCAAAAAAGATGAACAGTCCCTCCCTAAGGTCTGGAAGGATAGGTTTGGGAAATCACCCAAAAAAAGATACTTGGCATCCTTTTTAGGAGGAATACTGGTATTGTTCGGTGCCAGGCTTGCTGGTGGATGTACCAGCGGGCACATGATGAGCGGAATGATGCAGACATCAGTCAGCGGTTATCTATTTACTCTGGGAACATTTGCTGTGGCAGTACCCGCAGCCATAATTTTATATAAAGGAGATAAAATATGAATATAATACCAGCTCTTGTAATAGGATTTTTATTTGGATTTATCCTCCAGAAAATTGGAGCTTCAAATCCACAAAAAATTATAGATATGCTCAGGTTAAAAGATTTTCATTTAATGAAAACAATACTTTTTGCCATCGGACTCAGTAACCTTTTATTATTTACCCTTCTGTTACTTGGAATTGTGGATGTATCACATCTAAGTATAAAATCATCATATATGGGAGTTATAGTAGGGGGAGGTATAATGGGACTGGGCTGGGCTATATCTGGATTTTGCCCAGGAACAGGTTTGGTTGCCCTTGGAGAAGGTAGAAAGGATGCACTTTCATTTGTTTTGGGAGGAACGATTGGAGCATTACTTCTAACCCTTGTATATGAAAAAATTAAAGATACAGTCTTATTTTTTGATCTGGGAGGAAAGATGACTTTGGCTGTAACTAATGTCAAGGGAAGTCCTGCTTTATTTCCTGCCATTTCTGGGATATTTGTTGCAGGAGGGATAGGCATCCTTTTTATAATTATTGCGTTTATATTGCCAGATAAAAAATAAAACTTTACTTTTTATAACGATTATGATATTATTTAATGGTAACAGAGAGTAAGACAAAAGTTTCATTAGTTAAAAAACCTTGAATGGATTAAAAGTTAAATGGATTTTAAGAAAAACTTATCTGTATTAAAATTTTACGGAGGAAATATATATGTTAAAAGGAACAGTTAAATGGTTCAACGATGATAAAGGATTTGGATTTATTTTGGCAGAAGACGGGAACGATTACTTCGCACATTTTTCACAAATCAACAAAGAAGGATTTAA from Psychrilyobacter piezotolerans encodes the following:
- a CDS encoding tetratricopeptide repeat protein, with the protein product MEDKIFEIAKMYKITFKELGCKGLSSSYLTKIKKGHNSFKEKHIPLLVDSFNKIFQERSINRVLTVEELYITSQQELDQLVNESLINKSIYSKEKQEEIELFGRKKEVHSCKYQYIIAKYNQKTGEKEKALKIYYDLLDHFSCFPFFYSILIEIIRLEKLEFVYEIYLKYQKEIDRAPYKTKANLIYNTGVSLLVTKKWSKAVSFFKVIIDMPEITKNYYYSYNNLGACNQNLGEYEKAIEYFKKSVSDPLNYYDLEICYTNIISCAKKMKNEILVKVTVNKLENILKKIKNKVLYQTYWNLGLSYLYLGEKKKAINAFEMEISFPLDLNHRFFNPTKYLDSIKHLVLLHGHQPLKQQELIKIICKIPKQMMCYDFTMYILKFYINNSLEYEANLLIQKIQL
- a CDS encoding toxin-antitoxin system YwqK family antitoxin yields the protein MYRRSYYKNGEISTEANYIDGKLNGESVSYYKNGKIKFKENYENGIKIGESITFYENGQIDVKGNFKDDKANGEFIGYYRSGKIKYKINFKDGIKHGLASSYSEDGKIENNVYYKNGKLDNSISAFYKELFSTKENKKSSKSH
- a CDS encoding HD-GYP domain-containing protein, giving the protein MKMLSSIEYNDKYFIKKIFRIASPISNKNDLGRAYTINNGKAEYIDSIGFDLKELNKNIDFYKTSPKKTIINRKYKKEVEQKLKNKEPIDGFSLDINKGSSKSYFDKTILQNNIVQSFIRTLEVYDDYTKGHSELVAIYSVRIGESLGLDKKQLENLYWAAVMHDIGKIMIPVDILNKTEKLTDSEFDLIKKHPQIGYEIISKNKTLKDISKYILSHHERWDGKGYPNGLTGDEIPLLSQIICVADCWHAMTSKRSYKNKLSEEEAIEDLLKNRGTQFSPKIIDIFIEEKLYSIDKYFKGNKIVSRYA
- a CDS encoding DUF6691 family protein: MNIIPALVIGFLFGFILQKIGASNPQKIIDMLRLKDFHLMKTILFAIGLSNLLLFTLLLLGIVDVSHLSIKSSYMGVIVGGGIMGLGWAISGFCPGTGLVALGEGRKDALSFVLGGTIGALLLTLVYEKIKDTVLFFDLGGKMTLAVTNVKGSPALFPAISGIFVAGGIGILFIIIAFILPDKK
- a CDS encoding RDD family protein → MTYAGFWKRFGASFIDGFITFILGVITGFIVGVITSTMSRTGAIGAERIAGGITGFITGWIYFAAFESSTKQATLGKMALGIKVTDINGNRISFSKASGRYFGKIISILTLYIGFLMAAFTSKKQGLHDKMAGCLVVNK
- a CDS encoding YeeE/YedE thiosulfate transporter family protein, with the translated sequence MKNLIKQQQWSWFISGIVLGLIFIIAVVLVKPIGVSTQFVIFDGVVWNSVQELVIEEAGAESGYSSFNAYINKSGGKYAESIANPLNYSFIFVFAMILGGFTASKLQDKKVKKDEQSLPKVWKDRFGKSPKKRYLASFLGGILVLFGARLAGGCTSGHMMSGMMQTSVSGYLFTLGTFAVAVPAAIILYKGDKI
- a CDS encoding ABC transporter permease, with amino-acid sequence MNRKLQGLLVPILAVFIALVLGAGIITYLGENPLKAYYYLFTGAFDGERAIARTLLEATPMIFTGLSVLVAFKAGLFNIGAQGQVIMGGLAAAAVGAFVHNIGINNVFVVLVIAAAAGFAWAGIAGWLKAKLGVHEVISTIMLNYIALNFEQYGLNYPLKAGGPMGPSPQTPPVFEASRLAMLMPDTKVALNVGFIIAVIAVILIWFMFEKTITGYEIKAVGLNPTASENAGINVKWRILFAMGIAGSLSGLAGAERILGGVGQYTYRQGIMGSYGFDGIAVALLGKNSPVGALFAAILFAALRTGGRSMQFNTSIPSQIIIIIQAIIILLIAAENMFHAILDKKKKKVSN
- a CDS encoding cold-shock protein, coding for MLKGTVKWFNDDKGFGFILAEDGNDYFAHFSQINKEGFKTLQEGAEVTFEITEGAKGPCATNIETV
- a CDS encoding ABC transporter permease — protein: MSIFISLILATIRQAAPILITAIGGMFSELTGVVNIGLEGMMLMGAFSAAVVSYYTGNPYVGILGGMMAGGIMALLHAILSIKYKGNQVVSGVAINLFASGFTVFMLRVLFNQSGNTPTVPKTATFFGMSIIVFIIYAIAFASHWFIYKTVWGLRMRAVGEHPLAADTVGINVLNVRYFGVIMSGLLAGLGGAYLSIGALSQFTKEMSAGRGFIALAALVFGKWTPGGVLGASLLFGFADAGQTLIQQYVTGVPPQFIQMLPYILTLLALAGVVGKAVAPASSGKPYDKSDD